Proteins from one Pyrobaculum neutrophilum V24Sta genomic window:
- a CDS encoding MBL fold metallo-hydrolase, translating into MPFRFGDFEISWLGHDTFRVVRGSVVLYFDPFQVQVGEPKADYILVTHEHFDHCDPPSIKRLAKPSTVVVAPRIARRCLEGVGVVEVGPGDVKDLGVFKVVAYPAYNVNKFRDKSRGVVFHPREDGRVAYLVEWGGVRVFHAGDSDFVPEFREVKADIVLVPVSGVYVMTAEEAAEFVNAVSPRVAIPMHYGSIVGSRRDAERFKSLVRGGVEVVILDREI; encoded by the coding sequence ATGCCCTTTAGATTTGGGGATTTTGAGATATCTTGGCTAGGACACGACACCTTTAGGGTTGTGAGGGGCAGCGTTGTTCTGTATTTCGACCCGTTTCAGGTGCAGGTGGGGGAGCCCAAGGCTGATTACATACTGGTTACGCACGAGCACTTCGACCACTGCGACCCGCCTTCGATTAAGCGGTTGGCTAAGCCGTCTACTGTTGTAGTTGCGCCGCGTATAGCTAGGCGGTGTCTAGAGGGCGTAGGCGTGGTGGAGGTGGGGCCTGGCGACGTGAAAGACTTGGGCGTGTTTAAGGTGGTCGCGTACCCCGCCTACAACGTCAACAAGTTCCGCGACAAGTCGCGTGGCGTTGTGTTTCACCCAAGGGAGGATGGGAGAGTGGCGTATCTGGTGGAGTGGGGCGGCGTGAGGGTGTTCCACGCGGGCGACAGCGATTTTGTGCCGGAGTTTAGGGAGGTTAAAGCCGACATAGTCCTCGTGCCGGTGTCCGGCGTGTATGTAATGACCGCGGAGGAGGCGGCCGAGTTTGTAAACGCTGTGTCGCCGAGGGTGGCCATCCCGATGCACTACGGCTCCATAGTTGGATCGAGGAGAGACGCCGAGAGGTTTAAATCTCTGGTTAGAGGTGGGGTAGAGGTAGTGATTTTAGATAGGGAAATATAG
- the cc1 gene encoding DNA-binding protein CC1, translated as MSRKQKLKFYDIKAKQAFETDQYETVEKQTARGPMIFAVAKSPYTGIKVYRLIGKKK; from the coding sequence ATGTCGAGGAAGCAGAAGTTGAAGTTCTATGACATAAAGGCGAAGCAAGCGTTTGAGACTGACCAGTATGAGACTGTGGAGAAGCAGACCGCCAGAGGGCCGATGATATTCGCCGTAGCGAAATCCCCCTACACAGGCATAAAAGTATACAGACTAATCGGCAAGAAGAAATAA
- a CDS encoding aldo/keto reductase, which yields MKRACFRLVGCIPAVGLGTWGIGGGYWAPDRSRDAEWVDALRYAVERGISLIDTAEMYGGGHAEELVGLAIRGFPREELFLVSKVWPSHARYEDVLKSAERSAARLGTYIDLYLLHWPSDVPICETVRAFEALVDRGLIRFFGVSNFTLDQIKEAEACAKRYELAAVQNRYSLYYRRDEADVVPYALANGIMYMAYTPLEKGALARDRRLAEVGRRYGATATQIALAWYVKRGVVPIPKAEKRAHIDEIAGSLEVELREEDFLELARWSS from the coding sequence GTGAAGCGGGCGTGCTTCAGGCTGGTTGGGTGCATCCCGGCCGTGGGTCTGGGGACGTGGGGGATAGGCGGCGGCTACTGGGCCCCAGATAGAAGTAGAGACGCCGAGTGGGTCGACGCGCTGAGGTACGCAGTAGAGCGCGGCATCTCCCTCATAGATACGGCTGAGATGTACGGAGGCGGCCACGCAGAGGAGCTCGTGGGCCTTGCGATAAGGGGCTTCCCGAGGGAGGAGCTCTTCCTCGTCTCAAAGGTGTGGCCTAGCCACGCGCGCTACGAGGATGTGTTGAAATCGGCTGAGCGTAGCGCGGCTAGGCTCGGCACCTATATCGATCTATATCTGCTCCACTGGCCCTCGGACGTCCCCATATGTGAGACGGTGCGGGCGTTCGAAGCTCTTGTGGATAGGGGCTTGATCAGGTTTTTCGGGGTGAGCAACTTCACGCTGGACCAGATCAAGGAGGCTGAGGCCTGCGCCAAGAGGTACGAGCTTGCGGCGGTTCAGAACCGCTACTCCCTCTACTACAGGAGGGATGAAGCCGATGTTGTGCCCTACGCCTTGGCCAATGGGATTATGTACATGGCGTACACCCCCCTCGAAAAGGGGGCTCTGGCGAGAGATAGGAGGCTTGCCGAGGTCGGAAGAAGATATGGGGCAACGGCTACGCAGATCGCCCTCGCCTGGTACGTCAAAAGAGGCGTCGTCCCGATTCCCAAGGCCGAGAAGAGGGCGCATATAGACGAAATCGCGGGCTCTCTTGAGGTGGAGCTTAGAGAGGAGGATTTCCTAGAGCTGGCGCGGTGGAGTTCGTAG
- a CDS encoding GNAT family N-acetyltransferase → MEFVADREAALRLVELYYGGPPKYAKAVLERWPSAGAVVVYIGSEAAGAEVFYAVRLAEAACVHYYVVVAPKFRRRGVATSLVRYVEGRCGTPINLATSTAENAAAAKLFRKLGYSAYFWGEMPTGIREVLLKATCGYDDDVLYVKGGRPADVALPTAEVEALWRETCLKPYLGK, encoded by the coding sequence GTGGAGTTCGTAGCGGATAGAGAGGCCGCGTTGAGGCTCGTAGAGCTCTACTACGGAGGCCCCCCTAAATACGCGAAGGCCGTGTTGGAGAGATGGCCCAGCGCGGGGGCGGTGGTTGTGTACATAGGCTCAGAAGCGGCTGGGGCCGAGGTGTTTTACGCAGTCCGCCTCGCCGAGGCGGCGTGTGTCCACTACTACGTAGTAGTGGCGCCTAAGTTCAGAAGACGGGGGGTCGCGACGTCTTTAGTTAGATACGTGGAGGGGCGGTGCGGCACGCCGATAAACCTAGCTACGTCCACCGCCGAGAACGCCGCCGCGGCGAAGCTCTTTAGGAAACTGGGCTACAGCGCTTATTTCTGGGGCGAGATGCCCACCGGCATTAGGGAGGTTCTCCTGAAGGCGACCTGCGGCTACGATGACGACGTCTTGTACGTGAAGGGGGGTAGGCCGGCGGATGTGGCCCTCCCCACGGCCGAGGTGGAAGCGCTTTGGCGGGAGACCTGCCTAAAGCCCTATCTGGGCAAGTAG
- a CDS encoding ATPase domain-containing protein, with amino-acid sequence MGRDFGLEGVGPRTLEKLRELGVQSLEHLSEFTVEELVEAGVEYDRAVKILQQAAQRVGAARAVSLGELRRREFRVFKTGLGSFDGGTPWGGIREGFIYEFAGEYGTGKSMFAHQLAVAGVREGFTERVVYIDTEGTFSPTLAEAIARRFGVEIERLDSAVVVYQPANATQLEQIVKFEIPRHIGEGCRLVIVDTITALYRAEFPGREMLAARQQRIHYLVDWLRRHARTFGVTSVLTNQVMDVPEIFAGGVKRPAGGNVLAHAVNARFMMARPNKAKPEGYMWPLDVPGMSPEVKIEYRITEAGLE; translated from the coding sequence ATGGGTAGAGACTTCGGCTTAGAGGGGGTGGGGCCTCGGACGTTAGAGAAGTTGAGGGAGTTAGGCGTCCAGTCTCTTGAGCATCTCTCGGAATTCACCGTGGAGGAGCTCGTGGAGGCCGGCGTTGAGTACGATAGAGCTGTGAAGATACTTCAGCAAGCGGCTCAGAGGGTGGGGGCGGCCAGGGCTGTATCCCTGGGGGAGCTCAGGAGGAGGGAGTTCCGGGTTTTTAAGACGGGCTTGGGAAGCTTCGACGGCGGGACGCCGTGGGGCGGCATCAGGGAGGGGTTTATATACGAGTTCGCCGGGGAGTACGGAACCGGCAAATCGATGTTTGCCCATCAGTTGGCTGTGGCGGGGGTACGCGAGGGCTTCACCGAAAGGGTTGTGTATATAGATACAGAGGGGACCTTCAGCCCCACGTTGGCGGAGGCCATCGCCAGGCGGTTTGGGGTAGAGATTGAGCGGCTTGACTCGGCGGTTGTCGTGTATCAGCCGGCCAATGCCACGCAGCTGGAGCAGATCGTGAAGTTCGAAATTCCGCGCCACATCGGCGAGGGATGTCGCTTGGTGATAGTGGACACGATCACGGCTCTCTACCGCGCCGAGTTCCCCGGGAGGGAGATGCTGGCGGCTAGGCAACAGAGGATCCACTACCTGGTCGACTGGCTGAGGCGCCACGCCAGGACCTTCGGCGTGACGTCGGTTCTCACGAACCAGGTGATGGACGTGCCGGAGATCTTCGCGGGCGGCGTGAAGCGCCCGGCGGGCGGCAACGTCCTGGCCCACGCGGTGAACGCCAGGTTTATGATGGCGCGCCCCAACAAGGCTAAGCCGGAGGGGTACATGTGGCCACTGGACGTGCCCGGCATGTCGCCGGAGGTAAAGATCGAATACAGAATCACCGAGGCCGGTCTCGAGTAG
- a CDS encoding acetate--CoA ligase family protein, translated as MTHPIVARALAEARNKLREDEALSLLKAYGIPVPDFAAVKGEEEAVEAAEQIGYPVAVKIISPQIIHKTDVGGVVLGVADAQGVREACRKLGEVLKRVPYAELEGILIQKMVPRGVELIAGALYDEIFGHVILFGLGGIYTELYRDVAMRLVPLTEQDAWEVVREVRAYRLLTGFRGLPPRDTAAVVDILTKFSRLLVDNPEIREADLNPIIALEEGRGAYVVDARFML; from the coding sequence ATGACCCACCCGATCGTGGCAAGGGCCCTCGCCGAAGCGAGAAACAAGCTGAGGGAAGACGAGGCTCTGTCTTTGCTCAAGGCCTATGGGATCCCCGTCCCGGACTTCGCCGCGGTTAAAGGCGAGGAGGAGGCGGTGGAAGCCGCCGAGCAGATAGGCTATCCAGTCGCCGTGAAGATAATATCCCCCCAGATAATACACAAGACGGACGTAGGCGGCGTAGTGCTTGGAGTCGCCGACGCGCAGGGTGTGAGGGAGGCTTGTAGAAAACTCGGCGAAGTGCTCAAGAGGGTGCCCTACGCCGAGCTCGAGGGTATCTTGATCCAGAAGATGGTGCCCAGGGGCGTTGAGCTCATCGCAGGCGCTTTATACGACGAAATCTTCGGACACGTGATACTCTTCGGACTCGGCGGCATCTACACCGAGCTTTACAGAGATGTGGCGATGCGGCTGGTCCCCCTCACCGAGCAAGACGCTTGGGAGGTTGTACGGGAGGTAAGGGCGTACCGGCTACTCACGGGCTTCAGAGGGCTCCCGCCCCGCGACACGGCGGCGGTGGTCGACATATTGACCAAGTTCTCCAGGCTTCTGGTGGACAACCCGGAGATAAGGGAGGCCGACCTCAACCCCATCATAGCTCTGGAGGAGGGGAGAGGCGCCTATGTGGTCGACGCGAGGTTTATGCTGTAG
- a CDS encoding acetate--CoA ligase family protein: MISKLLDPQSVALVGASPKPGTVGYVILENLVTRFRGAVYPVNPKYDEVELWGRKLKFYKSVSEIDATVDVVVVATPAPTVPSIVEEAGRRGIPAAVVISSGFAEAGNQELEQRLASAARQYGVRLLGPNCIGVYNAFSNFDTLFLPLDRAGRPPPGPLALISQSGAVAAAIMDWAARRGIGLGLVVNYGNKADVTEVELIEHFAADDRIRVITIYLEGFKYRGEAAKFLNAVRKTVPKKPVVVYKAGRGRAAQRAVRSHTAAMAGTYEMYKGLFSQAGALEASSVREMFDMAKALATQPIPRGPRALVVSDSGGMAIQAVDALEALGLEVPEVPESIARELKRELLPFAAVSNPIDVTGSATDQHYKVVLDALLPTAFFDMALVITLMQVPGLTKNLAEYIIDSRRYGKPIAVVNFGGSELVQRFEEVLEDSGIPVYPTPERAAKALWALYKYGEIRRRL, encoded by the coding sequence ATGATCTCGAAGCTTCTTGACCCCCAATCGGTGGCGTTGGTGGGGGCCTCGCCTAAGCCCGGTACCGTCGGCTACGTCATTTTGGAGAACCTCGTGACGAGGTTCAGAGGGGCGGTCTACCCCGTGAACCCCAAATACGACGAGGTGGAGCTCTGGGGGAGAAAGCTGAAGTTCTACAAGTCTGTGTCTGAAATCGACGCAACGGTAGACGTCGTTGTCGTCGCAACGCCGGCTCCCACCGTGCCGAGCATAGTGGAGGAGGCGGGGAGGAGGGGGATCCCAGCCGCCGTGGTTATAAGCAGCGGCTTTGCCGAGGCGGGAAACCAGGAGCTTGAACAGAGGCTGGCCTCGGCAGCTAGGCAGTACGGGGTGAGGCTGCTGGGCCCCAACTGCATAGGCGTGTACAACGCCTTCTCCAACTTCGATACTCTTTTCCTCCCCCTCGACAGAGCGGGTAGGCCGCCCCCCGGCCCCCTGGCGTTGATAAGCCAGAGCGGCGCCGTGGCGGCTGCGATCATGGACTGGGCAGCGCGGAGGGGGATCGGCCTCGGGCTTGTGGTTAACTACGGAAACAAGGCCGACGTCACTGAGGTGGAGCTCATTGAGCACTTCGCCGCTGATGATAGAATAAGGGTGATAACGATATATCTGGAGGGCTTTAAATATAGGGGGGAGGCCGCCAAGTTCTTAAACGCGGTTAGGAAGACGGTGCCTAAGAAGCCCGTCGTCGTGTATAAAGCCGGCAGAGGCCGCGCGGCGCAACGCGCCGTGAGAAGCCACACAGCCGCCATGGCAGGGACGTACGAGATGTACAAAGGCCTCTTCAGCCAGGCAGGTGCGCTGGAGGCCTCCTCGGTGAGGGAGATGTTCGACATGGCCAAGGCCCTCGCTACCCAGCCCATCCCCCGGGGCCCCCGGGCTCTCGTTGTTTCCGACAGCGGGGGCATGGCGATTCAAGCCGTAGACGCCCTCGAGGCGCTCGGCCTAGAGGTGCCGGAGGTGCCGGAGAGCATAGCGAGGGAGCTGAAGAGGGAGCTTCTCCCCTTCGCAGCGGTGTCTAACCCCATTGATGTAACGGGTAGCGCCACAGATCAGCACTACAAGGTCGTGCTAGACGCCCTCCTCCCCACAGCGTTCTTCGACATGGCTCTGGTCATCACCCTTATGCAGGTGCCAGGGCTGACGAAGAATCTCGCCGAGTACATAATAGACAGCAGAAGGTACGGAAAACCCATAGCGGTGGTAAACTTCGGAGGTAGCGAGCTGGTCCAGAGGTTCGAGGAGGTGCTTGAAGACAGCGGAATCCCCGTCTACCCAACGCCGGAACGCGCCGCGAAGGCCCTCTGGGCTTTGTACAAATACGGGGAGATAAGGAGGAGGCTATGA
- a CDS encoding mechanosensitive ion channel domain-containing protein, producing MKSVGTLVVLIVVYVVVMAVMQYAFNFVSQNIYKEAMNYKVYVDILLSLFFGWQIVKAFADVVAAPVAKRQGEAAGKAVANLIKLLGIGALVASLAGAVSGGAAAAALGGFIGLVIGFATQQVLSQAIAGTFLLLARPFKIGDKIVGAGQEGVVEDIGAMYTVLRDAEGNKILVPSNKLVGDILKIKKS from the coding sequence ATGAAATCGGTGGGAACACTGGTGGTGTTGATAGTGGTGTACGTGGTGGTGATGGCGGTGATGCAGTACGCCTTCAATTTCGTGTCGCAGAATATATACAAAGAGGCCATGAACTACAAGGTGTACGTGGACATCCTTCTCTCTCTGTTCTTCGGCTGGCAGATAGTGAAGGCCTTCGCAGACGTGGTGGCGGCGCCGGTCGCCAAGAGACAGGGCGAGGCGGCGGGCAAGGCCGTCGCCAACTTGATAAAGCTGTTGGGCATAGGCGCGCTGGTCGCCTCCCTAGCCGGCGCGGTGTCCGGCGGCGCCGCGGCGGCCGCCCTCGGCGGCTTTATAGGCCTTGTCATAGGCTTCGCCACCCAACAGGTCCTCAGCCAAGCCATAGCCGGCACCTTCCTGCTGTTGGCAAGGCCCTTTAAGATCGGCGATAAGATAGTCGGCGCTGGGCAGGAGGGCGTTGTGGAGGACATCGGCGCTATGTACACGGTGCTCAGAGACGCAGAGGGGAACAAGATCCTTGTGCCGAGCAACAAGCTGGTGGGCGATATACTTAAGATCAAAAAGTCCTAG
- a CDS encoding Rab family GTPase: MLLGVGGVGKTTLAYRLMGLSIRPTVTLRPGVYRLYVANKEINLIDVPGQYVVEVVQNFAKMWTFYVDKAVYMYDVLHYDTLRSLVEIHSGLLDRGIKPFKRLAVVGNKMDLAREYGFQVEADEIAAAVGANEIYYISALKDDAKDLLKVVL; this comes from the coding sequence GTGCTCCTCGGCGTAGGTGGCGTGGGGAAGACGACGCTGGCCTACAGGCTGATGGGCCTCTCCATTAGGCCTACGGTGACGCTACGCCCAGGCGTCTACAGGCTTTACGTGGCAAACAAGGAGATAAACCTCATCGACGTGCCTGGCCAGTACGTGGTAGAGGTCGTGCAGAACTTCGCCAAGATGTGGACCTTCTACGTGGATAAAGCCGTATACATGTACGACGTTCTACACTACGACACTCTGAGGTCGTTGGTGGAGATACACAGCGGCCTTCTAGACCGGGGCATAAAGCCGTTCAAGAGACTCGCCGTTGTTGGCAACAAGATGGACCTAGCCCGCGAATACGGCTTCCAGGTCGAAGCCGACGAGATCGCCGCGGCCGTAGGCGCAAACGAGATCTACTACATCTCCGCGCTTAAGGACGACGCCAAGGACCTCCTCAAGGTGGTTCTGTAA
- a CDS encoding 50S ribosomal protein L40e, translating to MPITLDPEKLAIVMKHRFQYKICRECGARNPPDAVKCRRCRSKNLRPKKFKKK from the coding sequence ATGCCGATCACCCTAGACCCCGAGAAGTTGGCGATAGTGATGAAGCATAGATTCCAGTACAAGATATGTAGAGAGTGCGGCGCTAGGAACCCCCCAGACGCCGTGAAATGCCGTAGATGCCGCTCCAAGAACTTAAGGCCGAAGAAGTTCAAGAAGAAGTGA
- a CDS encoding transcriptional regulator — METVRERLAKVLLEAEEPLDIYQLHALVQTDLKPSELYEELEHVKKTLKRMGYRLEVVPATCKRCGFQFTDRERLKKPSRCPRCKSERIDPPRFYVTSS; from the coding sequence ATGGAGACCGTCAGAGAAAGACTTGCAAAAGTCCTCCTGGAGGCTGAGGAGCCCCTGGACATATACCAGCTACACGCACTAGTCCAGACCGACTTAAAGCCGAGCGAGCTGTACGAAGAGCTGGAGCACGTTAAAAAGACTCTGAAGCGGATGGGGTACCGGCTTGAGGTGGTGCCGGCGACGTGCAAGAGGTGTGGGTTCCAGTTCACAGACCGGGAGAGGCTGAAGAAGCCCAGCCGCTGTCCCCGGTGTAAAAGCGAGAGGATAGACCCACCTAGGTTCTACGTCACTTCTTCTTGA
- a CDS encoding BMP family lipoprotein: protein MNKIWIALGVVVAIAVIGALLATQSAQKQQPTTQPPPQKTIYVIYDIGGRGDLSFNDMAYLGASKAARDFGLGLKEVQSKTQDDYVPNLRAAARSGDAALVVAVGFLMTDALKQVSQEYPAVHFAIIDGYVPNRSNVVSVLYRENEGSALVGALAALTAYYYNCTKVGIVLGMEIPVLWKFEIGYAYGVRWAERYIKQRFGKDVKFDVLYVYTGSFNDPAKGKQAAEVMLSQGVCVIYQAAGATGLGVFEAVAEAGKRAGRNMGPPFAIGVDADQDYIKPGFILASMMKRVDVGVYRAAKMAVEGTFKGGVLELGLKEGGVSVSTLDDLGQFLEIGIRAGAVKQEDAQRIIDTVKEMRSKIPTWVWEAVDKLRQDIVAGVEKVPLPTTQDQVVKLRRELGLAG from the coding sequence ATGAACAAGATCTGGATCGCTCTTGGGGTAGTTGTAGCGATCGCGGTTATTGGGGCGCTTCTCGCGACGCAGTCGGCGCAGAAACAACAGCCTACTACACAACCCCCGCCCCAGAAGACTATATACGTTATATACGACATCGGGGGGCGCGGGGACCTCTCATTCAACGACATGGCGTATCTAGGGGCCTCTAAAGCCGCTAGAGACTTCGGGCTCGGGCTTAAGGAGGTGCAGAGCAAAACCCAAGACGACTACGTGCCCAATTTGAGAGCAGCCGCGAGATCAGGAGACGCCGCTTTGGTGGTCGCAGTCGGGTTCCTTATGACAGACGCGCTGAAGCAGGTTTCGCAGGAATACCCCGCCGTCCACTTCGCGATTATAGACGGCTATGTGCCCAACAGGTCAAACGTGGTTTCCGTCCTCTACCGCGAAAACGAGGGCTCGGCGCTGGTCGGCGCTCTGGCGGCGCTCACAGCCTACTACTACAACTGCACCAAGGTTGGGATAGTGCTGGGGATGGAGATCCCCGTCCTCTGGAAGTTCGAGATCGGGTATGCCTACGGCGTGAGGTGGGCTGAGAGGTATATAAAGCAGAGGTTTGGCAAAGACGTAAAATTCGACGTCTTGTACGTATACACAGGGTCCTTCAACGATCCAGCTAAGGGCAAGCAAGCTGCTGAGGTCATGCTGTCGCAAGGCGTATGCGTGATATACCAAGCGGCCGGCGCCACGGGCCTAGGCGTGTTTGAGGCTGTGGCTGAGGCGGGGAAGAGGGCGGGCAGAAACATGGGCCCGCCCTTCGCCATAGGCGTAGACGCCGACCAGGACTACATCAAGCCGGGGTTCATACTGGCCTCTATGATGAAGCGCGTCGACGTCGGCGTCTACAGAGCGGCTAAGATGGCCGTCGAGGGAACCTTCAAAGGCGGCGTCTTGGAGCTTGGCCTCAAGGAGGGCGGCGTGTCTGTGAGCACCTTGGACGACCTAGGCCAGTTCCTCGAGATAGGGATAAGAGCCGGCGCTGTGAAGCAGGAGGACGCCCAGAGGATCATCGATACCGTGAAGGAGATGAGGTCTAAGATCCCCACCTGGGTGTGGGAGGCCGTGGACAAGCTTAGGCAGGACATAGTGGCTGGCGTGGAGAAGGTGCCTCTGCCTACGACACAGGACCAGGTTGTGAAGCTGAGGAGAGAGCTGGGCTTAGCCGGCTGA